One region of Clavibacter michiganensis subsp. tessellarius genomic DNA includes:
- a CDS encoding glycoside hydrolase family 15 protein yields the protein MAMRIEDYALIGDCHTGALVGRDGSIDWLCLPRFDSASMFGALLGTDEHGSWRLAPAHPDASVSMRTYLGNTFVLWTRWETPEGAVEVTDFMSMGNRRADVVRRVRGIDGTVRMQGDLRLRFGYATALPWIRKLDDGDPRLVAVAGPDAVVVRGPELTATNHHHGVAFEVSAGETVDLTLTWYPSHRSEPPAFDVDAALEHTTEWWESWASSIEHSGPHQAAVRRSLLVLRALTHEDTGGIVAAATTSLPEQFGGPRNWDYRYVWLRDASLTLEVLLAHGFDDEADEWRTWLLRAIAGDPGDVQIMYGLSGERYLPERDLDSLPGYEGSGPVRVGNGAFEQYQADVIGEVMMALQAARDAGVGETEFSWPLQRALIGYVEDNWERQDSGIWEIRGAEQHFTHSRAMIWAALDAAVQGVERHGLDGPVEQWRTLRDRVRDEILDRGVDPATGAFRQHYGTTAVDASLLILAQAGFCAYDDPHMLATVDAMERTLMHEGFLLRYDTSAGVDGLPAGENPFLACSFWLVEQYARSGREADGRELMERLVGLSNDVGLLSEEYDPVQRRQAGNVPQALSHLALVRAADALEAAAAAHPDELDRAHGAGNAALAHAEAARGAGAAAA from the coding sequence ATGGCCATGCGCATCGAGGACTACGCACTCATCGGGGACTGCCACACGGGAGCGCTGGTCGGCCGGGACGGCTCCATCGACTGGCTGTGCCTGCCCCGCTTCGACTCCGCGTCGATGTTCGGGGCGCTCCTCGGCACGGACGAGCACGGATCCTGGCGCCTGGCGCCCGCGCATCCGGACGCCTCGGTCTCCATGCGCACCTACCTCGGCAACACGTTCGTGCTCTGGACCCGGTGGGAGACGCCCGAGGGCGCCGTCGAGGTCACCGACTTCATGTCGATGGGCAACCGCCGGGCCGACGTCGTGCGCCGCGTCCGCGGCATCGACGGCACCGTGCGGATGCAGGGCGACCTCCGCCTGCGCTTCGGCTACGCGACGGCCCTGCCCTGGATCCGCAAGCTCGACGACGGCGACCCCCGCCTCGTCGCGGTGGCCGGCCCCGACGCCGTCGTGGTCCGCGGCCCCGAGCTCACCGCCACGAACCACCACCACGGCGTGGCCTTCGAGGTGTCGGCCGGCGAGACCGTCGACCTCACGCTCACCTGGTACCCGTCGCACCGCAGCGAGCCGCCCGCGTTCGACGTGGACGCCGCGCTCGAGCACACGACCGAGTGGTGGGAGAGCTGGGCGAGCTCCATCGAGCACTCCGGCCCGCACCAGGCCGCCGTCCGCCGCTCGCTGCTCGTGCTCCGCGCGCTCACGCACGAGGACACGGGCGGCATCGTCGCGGCCGCGACCACGAGCCTCCCCGAGCAGTTCGGCGGCCCGCGCAACTGGGACTACCGCTACGTGTGGCTGCGCGACGCGTCGCTCACGCTGGAGGTGCTCCTCGCGCACGGCTTCGACGACGAGGCCGACGAGTGGCGCACCTGGCTCCTGCGGGCCATCGCGGGAGATCCGGGCGACGTGCAGATCATGTACGGGCTGAGCGGCGAGCGGTACCTCCCCGAGCGCGACCTCGACAGCCTGCCGGGCTACGAGGGATCCGGCCCCGTGCGCGTCGGCAACGGCGCGTTCGAGCAGTACCAGGCCGACGTCATCGGCGAGGTGATGATGGCGCTCCAGGCCGCGCGCGACGCCGGCGTCGGCGAGACCGAGTTCTCCTGGCCGCTGCAGCGCGCGCTCATCGGCTACGTCGAGGACAACTGGGAGCGGCAGGACAGCGGCATCTGGGAGATCCGCGGCGCCGAGCAGCACTTCACCCACTCCCGCGCGATGATCTGGGCGGCCCTCGACGCGGCCGTGCAGGGCGTCGAGCGGCACGGCCTCGACGGGCCGGTGGAGCAGTGGCGGACGCTGCGCGACCGGGTGCGCGACGAGATCCTCGACCGGGGCGTGGATCCCGCCACCGGGGCCTTCCGCCAGCACTACGGCACGACCGCGGTGGACGCGTCGCTGCTGATCCTCGCCCAGGCCGGATTCTGCGCCTACGACGACCCGCACATGCTCGCCACGGTGGACGCGATGGAGCGGACCCTCATGCACGAGGGCTTCCTGCTCCGCTACGACACGAGCGCGGGCGTCGACGGCCTGCCCGCCGGCGAGAACCCGTTCCTCGCCTGCTCGTTCTGGCTCGTCGAGCAGTACGCGCGCTCGGGCCGCGAAGCCGACGGGCGCGAGCTCATGGAGCGGCTCGTCGGGCTGTCCAACGACGTGGGGCTCCTGTCGGAGGAGTACGACCCGGTGCAGCGTCGGCAGGCGGGCAACGTGCCGCAGGCCCTGTCGCACCTCGCGCTCGTGCGCGCGGCGGACGCCCTCGAGGCGGCCGCGGCCGCGCATCCGGACGAGCTCGACCGCGCGCACGGGGCGGGGAACGCCGCGCTCGCGCATGCGGAGGCCGCGCGGGGCGCGGGGGCGGCCGCCGCCTGA
- a CDS encoding glucose-6-phosphate dehydrogenase, protein MPATSTLLILGASGDLSARLLLPGLGELLAHRPDLDLQLVGAGTEEWDDDRWREVVRTSFASLGATGPAVDRVVQGTTYLPADVTAQADLERLFAACDAAPAVYFALPPAVTEKACEAMTGMTLPEGTSLSLEKPFGTDLASAQALNRLLATLVPEERTHRVDHFLGRSTVRNLLGLRFANRLLEPVWNAQHIASVEIVYDEQLALEGRARYYDTAGALTDMIQSHLLQVMAVFAMEPPATTGARDVRDQKALVLRATRPFGGDPVASSRRARYTAGDVEGRELPAYADEAGVDPSRGTETLAELTVEIANWRWAGVPFRLRSGKAMADHRREIVVTFQPAPHVPTGLTGAEEPDRIRILIAPDELHLELNVNGPADPDVIDRAELVTAFDAGDLPPYGQVIDGIISEDESLSVRGDTAEECWRIVEPVIAAWRAGDVPLEEYPAGSAGPWDGPQVAPKG, encoded by the coding sequence ATGCCCGCGACCTCCACGCTCCTCATCCTCGGCGCCAGCGGAGACCTCTCCGCGCGCCTCCTCCTCCCCGGCCTCGGCGAGCTCCTCGCGCACCGGCCCGACCTCGACCTGCAGCTCGTCGGCGCGGGCACGGAGGAGTGGGACGACGACAGGTGGCGCGAGGTGGTCCGCACGTCCTTCGCGTCGCTCGGCGCCACGGGCCCGGCGGTCGACCGCGTCGTCCAGGGCACCACCTACCTGCCGGCCGACGTCACCGCGCAGGCCGACCTCGAGCGCCTGTTCGCGGCGTGCGACGCGGCCCCCGCCGTCTACTTCGCCCTGCCGCCGGCGGTCACCGAGAAGGCGTGCGAGGCGATGACCGGCATGACGCTGCCCGAGGGCACGTCCCTCTCGCTCGAGAAGCCGTTCGGCACCGACCTCGCGAGCGCGCAGGCGCTCAACCGGCTGCTCGCGACGCTCGTGCCCGAGGAGCGCACCCACCGGGTCGACCACTTCCTCGGCCGCTCCACCGTGCGGAACCTCCTCGGGCTCCGCTTCGCGAACCGCCTGCTCGAGCCGGTGTGGAACGCGCAGCACATCGCGAGCGTCGAGATCGTCTACGACGAGCAGCTCGCGCTCGAGGGCCGGGCCCGCTACTACGACACCGCGGGCGCCCTCACCGACATGATCCAGAGCCACCTGCTCCAGGTCATGGCGGTGTTCGCGATGGAGCCGCCCGCCACCACGGGCGCGCGCGACGTGCGAGATCAGAAGGCCCTCGTGCTCCGCGCCACCCGGCCCTTCGGCGGCGACCCCGTCGCGTCCTCGCGTCGGGCCCGCTACACCGCGGGCGACGTCGAGGGCCGCGAGCTCCCGGCGTACGCGGACGAGGCGGGCGTGGATCCGTCGCGCGGCACGGAGACGCTCGCCGAGCTGACCGTGGAGATCGCCAACTGGCGCTGGGCCGGCGTGCCGTTCCGCCTCCGCTCCGGCAAGGCCATGGCGGACCACCGCCGCGAGATCGTCGTGACCTTCCAGCCCGCGCCGCACGTGCCCACCGGCCTCACGGGGGCCGAGGAGCCCGACCGGATCCGCATCCTCATCGCGCCCGACGAGCTGCACCTGGAGCTCAACGTCAACGGCCCGGCCGACCCCGACGTCATCGACCGCGCCGAGCTCGTGACCGCGTTCGACGCGGGCGACCTGCCGCCGTACGGCCAGGTCATCGACGGCATCATCTCGGAGGACGAGAGCCTGTCGGTGCGCGGCGACACGGCCGAGGAGTGCTGGCGGATCGTCGAGCCGGTGATCGCCGCCTGGCGCGCCGGCGACGTGCCGCTCGAGGAGTACCCGGCCGGATCCGCGGGGCCGTGGGACGGCCCGCAGGTGGCGCCGAAGGGCTGA
- a CDS encoding alpha/beta fold hydrolase codes for MDTATNPLDGTRIAYRAFGARPEGEDPRDPAHAPVVLVHGTALSQAIWRGFGWVRGLSPERPVITLDLRGHGRSGTPHEPAAYAMDLMVADVVAVVDAVGVPAVHHVGYSLGARVGFSLAASHPERLLSTSSLGGSPRSGVGVFDRVFFPGCIEALEAGGMPGFLDAWERHSGHPVDAATRGAFLADDARALAAYMRESERDAGVPDAVVAGSDVPLLLVAGTRDPERLRAAHHVHALRPDAPLVELDGATHADTPRHPDALPAVTRFLASLGPLAR; via the coding sequence GTGGACACCGCGACCAACCCCCTCGACGGCACGCGCATCGCCTACCGGGCCTTCGGCGCCCGACCGGAGGGGGAGGATCCGCGCGACCCGGCGCACGCGCCCGTCGTGCTCGTGCACGGGACCGCCCTGTCGCAGGCGATCTGGCGCGGCTTCGGCTGGGTGCGCGGGCTCTCGCCCGAGCGGCCCGTCATCACGCTCGACCTCCGCGGACACGGCCGGAGCGGCACCCCGCACGAGCCCGCCGCCTACGCGATGGACCTCATGGTCGCCGACGTCGTGGCCGTGGTCGACGCGGTGGGCGTCCCCGCCGTGCACCACGTCGGCTACAGCCTCGGCGCGCGCGTCGGCTTCTCGCTCGCCGCGTCGCATCCGGAGCGTCTGCTCTCCACGTCGAGCCTCGGCGGATCCCCGCGGAGCGGCGTCGGCGTCTTCGACCGCGTGTTCTTCCCCGGCTGCATCGAGGCGCTCGAGGCGGGCGGGATGCCGGGCTTCCTCGACGCGTGGGAGCGCCACAGCGGGCATCCGGTCGACGCGGCGACGCGCGGGGCCTTCCTCGCCGACGACGCCCGGGCGCTCGCGGCGTACATGCGCGAGTCGGAGCGGGACGCCGGCGTGCCGGACGCGGTCGTCGCCGGATCCGACGTGCCGCTGCTCCTCGTCGCCGGCACCCGCGACCCCGAGCGGCTGCGGGCCGCCCACCACGTGCACGCTCTCCGCCCGGACGCGCCGCTCGTCGAGCTCGACGGCGCCACCCACGCGGACACGCCCAGGCACCCGGACGCGCTGCCCGCGGTCACGCGGTTCCTCGCGTCGCTCGGCCCGCTGGCGCGCTGA